Part of the Stackebrandtia endophytica genome is shown below.
CGCCGACCACGTGCCGTTCATCGCGCAGCTGGGCGAGATTCCCCGAAGTCAACCGCTGCCGTGAAATGTCGTCCAACCACACCGCGACACCGGCGGTGGAAAGGTCTCCCAGACGGTCTTGGGACATGAGTACAGCTCCTTAGCTGTCGGTCTGTCGCTATTGGGATTCGAGTGGTGAAGCGTTGTTCCTGTGCAACGGGAGAAACGCCCGGTCGCTTCCGGATGTGTGCGGTGAATCCGCACACGCCGGAGATGGCGACCGGGCGAATCGAATCGTTAGCGCGTGGCCTTCGTCAGCGACTCGCGAGCCGCCGCCACGACGTTCTCGACGGTGAAGCCGAACTCCTCGAACAACCGTTGGTAGGGGGCGCTGGCACCGAAGTGCTCGATGCTCACCGGCACGCCGGCGTCACCCAGCAGGTCGTACCAGGACATCGCCACGCCCGCCTCGACGGTGACCCGTGCCCGGACCCCAGGCAGCAGGACACTGTCGCGGTAGGCCTCGTCTTGGGCGTCGAACCACTCGCGACACGGCATCGACACCACGCGGGTGGCCACGCCGGAGGCCTGAAGTTCCGTCCGGGCGTCCATCGCCAGACCGACTTCGCTGCCGGTGGCGATGATGATCACGTCGGGAGTTCCACCATCCGCATCGGCCAGCACGTAGCCGCCCCGCAGGGTGCCCTCGGCCGAGCCGACCTCGTCCCGGTTGAAGGTGCGGACGTTCTGACGTGTCAGGGCCAGTGCGGTGGGGCGGTCGGTGTGTTCCAGCGCCCCTCGCCACGCCCACACCGTCTCATTGGCGTCGGCGGGCCGAACCACGTCGAGGCCGGGGATGGCGCGAAGCGCCGACAGGTGCTCGACGGGTTGGTGCGTCGGACCGTCCTCGCCCAGGCCGACCGAGTCGTGGGTCCAGACGAACGTGACCGGCAGCTTCATCAGGGCCGCCAGGCGCACCGCCGGACGCATGTAGTCGCTGAAGACCAGGAAGGTTCCGCCGTATGGCCGGGTTCCGCCGTGCAACGCGATGCCGTTGCAGATGGCCGCCATCGCGTGTTCCCGGATACCGAAGTGGAGGGTCCGCCCGTAGGGGTGGCCGGGGAACATCTTGGTGGCCTGCTCGGTCGGCAGGAACGACGGTTCACCGTCCATCGTGGTGTTGTTGCTTCCGGCCAGGTCGGCCGAGCCGCCCCACAACTCCGGCAGCACCGGCGCCAACGCCGACAGCACCTTGCCCGAGGCCACCCGGGTGGCCACACCCTTGTCGTCGGCGTCGAACTCGGGCAACGCCGACGTCCAACCCGCCGGAAGCTCGCGACGAGACATCCGGTCGAAGAGTTCCTTGTTCCGCGGGTTGTCTGTCGCCCACTTCTCGAACCCGGCCAGCCAACGCCGGTGCTCGGCGTGCCCGCGTTCGCGTACCCCGCGGGTGTGTTCCAGAACGTCGGCGTCGACCTGGAAGCTCTGGGCCGCGTCGAACCCGAGGATCTCCTTGGTGGCGGCGGCCTCGTCGGCACCGAGCTTGGAGCCGTGGATCGCGCCGGTGTTCTGCTTGCTTGGCGCGGGCCAGCCGATGATGGTCTTCAGCGAGATGAACGACGGGCGGTCGGTGACCCGTTTGGCGGCCTCCAACGCTTCGAACAGCTGCTCGATGTTCTCGTGGTAGGAGCCGCCGGCGCGCCAGTCGACGGTCTGCGTGTGCCAACCGTAGGCGCGGTACCGGGCGTCGACGTCCTCGCTCAACGCGACGCGCGTGTCGTCCTCGATGGAGATCTGGTTGTCGTCGTACAGGACGACCAGGTTGCCCAGCTGCTGTGTTCCGGCCAGGGCGCTGGCCTCGTGGCTGATGCCCTCTTGAACGTCTCCGTCGGAGCAGAAGGCGAAGATGTGGTGATCGAAGGGGGAGGTGCCCGCCGGGGCGTCGGGGTCGAACAGTCCACGCTCCCGACGTGCCGCTATCGCCATACCGACGGCGTTGGCGATGCCCTGCCCCAGCGGCCCGGTCGTGGTCTCGACGCCGACGGTGTGTCCGTGCTCCGGGTGCCCCGGAGTCTTGGAATCCCACTGCCGCAACGCTTTCAGGTCATCGAGTTCCAGCCCGTATCCGGCCAGGTACAGCTGGATGTAGAGCGTGAGGCTCGAATGCCCACAAGAGAGAACGAAGCGGTCGCGTCCGGCCCAGTTCGGGTCGGACGGATCATGCTTCATGACCCGCTGGAACAGCAGATACGCCGCCGGAGCCAAACTCATCGCCGTCCCGGGGTGGCCGTTGCCGGCTCGCTCCACCGCGTCGATCGCCAAGACTCGGACGGTATCGACCCCCCGCTGATCGAGATCGGACCAATCAAGTGCTGCAGTGGACACTGGTTGCCTCCTCAAGGCAAACGACGGCTGCTCGACACGCATGACGATACCCACCGCGCATCCGCATCACGCGCAGCGTGAGCCTTATTTCGTCTCCGGTGTGCCGATTCGTGAGCGCCACCACCTATCGGCCCCGGACGGCTTCGGCAAAGTAGGTGCGCATACGCTCTTCCACGATGCGTAGAAACTCGATGTCCGCCACCGACACCGCGCCGGAGCCTTCGGTGTCGCCCGCACGCGCGCGGACACTTGTCGTGAACACCGGCACCGAGCCCGCTTCCGCGCCGCCCCGCGCCACACCCGGGGCGGTGTTGAAGGCCTACATTGCCTTGACCAAGCCGCGGATCGTGGAGCTGCTGCTCATCACGACGGTCCCGGCCATGTTCCTGGCCGCGCGGTTGGCCGACAACGGTCTCCCCAACCTACTGACCGTGATCGTCGTCGTGATCGGCGGCGCCATGGCCGCCGGAGCGGCCAACGCGCTCAACTGCTACCTCGATCGTGACATCGATCATCTGATGCGTCGCACCTCGCGTCGCCCGATTCCGCTGCACACCATCGCGCCCGAGCACGCCCTGGTCTTCGGACTGATCCTCAGCGTGGTGTCGATCGCGTTGATCTGGACGTTCACCAACCTGTTGGCCGCCGCGCTGACGTTGGCGGCCATCGCCTACTACGACCTGGTCTACACGTTGTGGCTCAAGCGGACCACCGCCGCCAACACCGTGTGGGGCGGCGTGTGCGGTGCGGCCCCGGTCCTCATCGGCTGGGCCGCCGTCACCGGCACCCTGTCGTGGGAGGCCTGGATCCTGTTCGCGGTGGTCTTCTTCTGGCAACCGCCGCACTTCTGGGCGCTGGCCATCAAGTACAAGGACGACTACGCCGCCGCGGGCATACCGATGCTCCCGGTCGTGGCGTCGCTTCGCCGGGTCGGATTGGAATCGGTCATCTACGCGTGGCTGACCCTGATCACCTCACTGGCGCTGTGGCCATTGGCGACCACTCCCGTCTACGGCGTGGTGGCGCTGGTCACCGGCGGCATGTTCTGCCTCGAGGCCCACAAGATGCACAACCGGGCCCGTCGCGGTGAGAACGTCAAACCGATGCGGCTGTTCCACTGGTCGACCTCGTACCTGACCCTGCTGTTCGTCGCGGTGGCCGTGGACTCGTTCCTGCTGTAACACTTCGGCCCTGGCGTGCACCTGTCGACCGGTGGTTGAGATGATGCCGCCATGACAGCCGTCGCGATCGTCACCTGTGCCGAACTACCCGAGCTCGACCCGGACGAGGCGGCGCTGTTGGCGCCGCTTCGAGAGCTGGGACTGACCGTCACACCACAGGTGTGGACCGACGAGTCGGTTGACTGGGACAAGTTCGACCTGACCGTTCTGCGGTGCGCCTGGGACTACGCCGAACAACGCGACCGGTTCATCACCTGGGCCAAAGGCGTGCCTCGACTGCACAACGGCGCCGATTTGATCGAGTGGAACACCGACAAGCGGTATCTGGCGGACCTGGCCGCGGCCGCGGTGCCGGTGGTACCGACCACCTGGCTGCCGCCCAGCGGTGAGGTGAGTCTGCCGACACGGGGTGAATGGGTGCTCAAACCCTCGATCGGGGCCGGCAGCCGCAACGCCGGTCGCTATCAGATGGAGACGCAGGCCGTCGAGGCCGCCGACCACGTGGCCGCCCTCCACCGCAGCGGCCTGACGGTCATGGCGCAGCCCTATATGTCTGATGTGGATGTCAATGGGGAACGGGCGCTGGTCTACATCGACGGAGAATTCTCACACGCGATCCGCAAGGGCGCGATGCTGGAAGGCCCCTATCGGGGACTGGACGAGTTGTACAAGGCCGAGACCATCACCCCGTTGACCGTCGACGACGCCGACCGGGAGCTCGCCGAAACCGCGCTGGCCGCGGTTCCCACCGACCGGACCCTGCTGTATGCGCGGGTCGACCTGGTCGAGTCGCAGGTGGGTACGGTCGTCCTGGAGGTCGAGGTCGCCGAACCCAGCCTGTTCTTCGGGCACGACCCGGAATCGGCGGCCCGGTTGGCTCGGGCCATCGCGCGGCGGGTGTGAGACTCACACGATCCGCAACGACCACAGTGCGCTGGTGAGCAGAACTCCCAGACCGTTGGTGGCCCAATGTAGACCGGCGGTGGCGATGAGGCTGCCACTGCGTCGCCGTATCTCGCACAGCAGCCAGCCGGCCAGTCCGGTGAAGGCCACGACGGCGGCGATCAGCGCCGCTTGTGCCAGCGGCCCGGCGCCGAAGATCTCCGAGATCAATCGATTGGCGCCCAACGCCGCCGCAGGCACGATGTGCCAGGCGCCGAACATGACCGAGGACACCAGAACGGCCAGCCACGCCTTGTTGCGTTGCCCGAACAGGCCCATCAAGACGCCGCGGAACGCGATCTCCTCAAGCAGGATCGTTCCCAGCGGGATGAACACCAGTGCCGTGAGCAGGGCGGCACCGGTGTGGAGCTGGTACCGGCCGTCCAGGAAGGCCTGCCGGGTCAGTGGAATGAGCGCGGCGATCGCGTAGAGCACGCTGACGGCCAGGATGCCGACCAACGCGTATTTGAGTCCCTTCCACCAGGTGCGACGGGACAGACCCAGGTCATGCCAGCTCAGGCCCGCCCGACGCGCCAACAGGATCAACGCGACGGCGACCAGTGGTTCCAGGACCACGCCGGTGTGCCCGGGGCCGATCCGGTTGGCGACACTCACCATGCCCAAAGCGGTGACGATGATCGCCAGGACCGCCAACACGCGTCGGTTGTGGGACACGCGTCTCCACGCCGTCGCCAGACGGCGGGACGGTGGCGTTATCGCAGGTAGGGACTCTGGGGTGTGCCGCACGGCGCAGAGGGTACGTCATGAAACTGTGTGATCGCTGTCGGGTGGTCGCGGTCACTTCTCAACGGGCGTCAGCGGCTCGGCCGGTTCATCCGACTCGATATCGGCAACCGTCGACTCGGCGGCGCCGGGCGAACGAGGTTGCGGCAGTGGATGCCGCACCCGGATCGACACCAGGACGTTCAGGGCCGCCATCCACAGGATTGCCGAGCCCAGCATGTGAGCACCTACCAGCACCTCGGGCAGTCCGGTGAAGAACTGGACGAACCCGATGCCGCCCTGTGCGAGTTCGATCCCCAACAGCACCCAGATCGCCTTGGTCACCCGGGCCGGGGCCTTCAACGCCACCGCCGCCAGTCCCGCGGCGACGGTCAGTCCCAGCAGCAGGAAGACCGAGTCCACGTGTAGCTGGGCCATCGCCGCCGAGTCCAGCGGTATGCGTGGTGAGTCCGGGTCGCCGGCGTGCGGCCCGCTGCCGGTGACGATCACGCCGAGCACGATCGCGGTCAGGCTCACCACCGTGATCAACCGGGCCAACAGTCGGAACGCCGGCGGTGTCGACTGTTCGACGACCCCGTCGGGTTCTCCGGAGCGGACATAGCCCAGGTACGCCGCTGCCAACACCCCGACCGAGACGAGGAAGTGGCAGCTGACGACCCACGGATTGAGGTCGGTGGTGACCGTGATGAGGCCGATGATCGCCTGCAACGGGACACCGATGGCCACCAGCAACGCCAACTTGATCAGTGACGTGCGGCGGGGTTTGCGGAGGACGGTCGCCAGCAGGGTGGCGATCGCGACCACGGCGACGACGAAGCCGAACAGGCGGTTGCTCCATTCGATCGCGCCGTGGATTCCCATCTCGGGCGTCGCGTGGAACGCTCCGGGCTGGCAGTTCGGCCAAGTGGGGCAGCCCAAGCCGGAACCGGTGAGGCGGACGGCGCCGCCGGTGACGATGATGAGAACGTTGACGACGACGTTGGTCAGGCTCAGCCGCCGCACCCAAATAGGTGACACGAGGCAACACTCTACGGGGGTGTTCTGGCTCACCCACCCCCGGTTGGCGACGTCGAGGGAAATAAGCAACACTGGGGTTGTGGAAAACGAAGCGACCCGGTCGCAGCCGTCGGGCTGCGCGACACCCGAGGGGACGGCGTCTTCCGGTTCACCGGTCGACACCCGCCGCCGGGTCGCTGAACTGCTGCTTCAAAACGGTCAGGCCACCGCTCGACAACTGGCGGCCGCCATCGGCATCACACACGTCGCGGTGCGCAAGCACCTGGACGCGATGGCCGCCGACGGGCTCGTCGAGTTCAGGGAACCCGTGGCCAAGGCCACCGGCCGCGGCAGGGGGCGACCAGCTCGCACCTACCGGTTGGCCCCCGCGGCGCGCGACACGTTCGGGCACCACTACGACGACCTCGCCACCCAGGCGTTGCGTTGGATCCACCAACACGGCGGACCCGCTGCCGTCACCGCCTTCGCCGGTGACCAGGTGTCGGCCCTGGAGGAACGCTGCCGGAACGCCCTGGCCGATGCCGGAGACGACCCGCTGGCCCGTGCCACCGCACTGGCCGAGGCACTGTCGGCCGAGGGGTACGCGGCCACCGCCAAGGCCATCGCCAACGGCGGCCAGCTGTGCCAGCACCACTGCCCGGTCGCTCACGCCGCCGCCGAGTTCCCGCAGTTGTGCGAGGCCGAGACCGAGGTGATCAGCCGCCTGGTCGGCCACCACGTACAACGACTAGCCACCATCGCCAACGGCGACGGGGTATGCACGACCTACATTCCCGGCGTATCGGGCGCCGGGCTAAAGTCCACAACCGCTATTGAAACGCCGCAGGTGAGGAACCGATGACTGACACCAGCAAAGCCGCACCATTGAGCCAGGAAGAGACGCTTGCCGCCCTGGGCAACTATGAGTACGGCTGGGCCGACTCGGACACGGCGGGCGCCTCGGCTCAACGTGGTCTGTCCGAGGCCGTGGTGCGCGACATCTCCGCCAAGAAGGACGAACCGCAGTGGATGTTGGACCTGCGGCTCAAGGGCTTGAAGCTGTTCGGCCGCAAACCCATGCCGCACTGGGGCGCCGACCTGTCGGGCATCGACTTCGACAACATCAAGTACTTCGTGCGTTCCACCGAGCAGCAGGCGGCCTCGTGGGAGGACCTGCCCGAGGACATCAAGAACACCTACGACCGGCTCGGTATCCCCGAGGCCGAGAAGCAGCGTCTCGTGGCGGGGGTCGCCGCGCAGTACGAGAGCGAAGTCGTCTACCACAAGATCCGTGATGACCTGGAGGAGAAGGGTGTCATCTTCCTGGACACCGACACCGGTCTGAAGGAGCACCCGGAGATCTTCCAGGAGTACTTCGGCTCGGTCATCCCGGTCGGCGACAACAAATTCGCCGCGTTGAACACCGCCACCTGGAGTGGTGGCTCGTTCATCTACGTGCCCAAGGGCGTCCACGTCGACATCCCGTTGCAGGCGTACTTCCGCATCAACACCGAGAACATGGGGCAGTTCGAGCGCACCCTCATCATCGCCGACGAGGGCTCCTACGTGCACTACGTCGAGGGATGCACCGCGCCGATCTACTCCTCGGACAGCCTGCACTCGGCGGTGGTGGAGATCATCGTCAAGAAGAACGCCCGCGTCCGGTACACGACCATCCAGAACTGGTCCAACAACGTCTACAACCTGGTCACCAAGCGCGCGGTCGCCGAAGCCGGGGCCACCATGGAGTGGGTCGACGGCAACCTGGGTTCCAAGGTCACCATGAAGTACCCCGCCGTCGTCATGACCGGTGAGCACGCCAAGGGCGAGGTTCTGTCGGTGGCGATGGCCGGTGCCGGCCAGCACCAGGACGCCGGTGCCAAGATGACCCACGCCGCGCCGCACACCTCGTCGTCGATCATCTCGAAGTCGATCGCCCGAGGCGGTGGCCGTACGTCGTACCGCGGCCTGGTGCAGGTCAACGACGGCTCCCACCACTCCAAGAGCACCGTCAAGTGCGACGCGCTGCTGGTGGACAACATCTCCCGGTCGGACACCTACCCCTACGTCGACGTCCGAGAGGACGACGTGCAGATGGGACACGAGGCCACCGTCTCCAAGGTCAGCGACGACCAGTTGTTCTACCTGATGAGTCGCGGGCTCACCGAGGATGAGGCCATGGCCATGATCGTGCGCGGGTTCATCGAGCCGGTCGCCAAGGAGCTGCCGATGGAGTACGCCTTGGAGCTCAACCGCCTCATCGAACTGCAGATGGAAGGGGCCGTCGGGTGACCCTGCGGGGAATCCGTCACCGCCCGCGTGCAACGGCACGTGCCAGCAGCGTTGTTCGACCATCAAGCCGAAAGAGTGAAGTTCGTTGTCCGTTACTGAGCAAACCGCGACCGAAGCGCGACCCAACGTGACCGGGGCCGTGGAGACCTCCGACAAGGTGGCCAGCCACCTGCACCCGGAGGGTTCCTTCAACGTCGAGGATCACCCGATGCCCAACGGGCGGGAGGAGATCTGGCGGTTCACGCCGCTGCGCCGGTTGGCCGGGGCGTTGGAACACCGTCCCAGCGACGAGGGCGCCGCCGAGTACCAGGTCTACGAACCCGAGGGCATCCAGGTGGGAACACTGGCCCAGGGTGAGGCACCGCGTGGATCGGTGTTGCTGCCGAGCGACCGCGCCGCCGCGATCGCCTCGGCCGAGACCCCGCAGGCGCTGCACATCAAGGTGCCCGCGGAGACCGTCGTGCCCGAACCGGTCACCGTGACCGTGACCGGCGCCGCCGACAAGCGCAGCAACGCCCACTACGTACTGCAGGTGGGGGAGTTCGCCAAGGTGACGCTGCTGCTGGACCACCGTGGATCGGGGGTGCACACTGGCAACCTCGAGGTTCTGGTCGGAGACGGCGCCGAGGTCACCGTGGTCTCGGTGCAGGACTGGGCTCGCGACGCGGTTCACCTGGGACAGCATGAGGCGGTCATCGGCCGTGACGCCTCCTATAAGCACATCGTGGTGTCGCTGGGCGGCGACCTGGTGCGCCTGAACTCCAACGTGCGCTACGCCGGAACCGGCGCCTCCGCCGACCTCCTCGGCCTGTACTTCGCCGACGCCGGTCAGCACCTGGAGCACCGTCAGTTCGTCGACCACAACGCGCCGCACACCCGCAGCAACGTCGACTACAAGGGCGCTCTGCAGGGCCAGGACGCCAGGACGGTGTGGGTCGGTGACGTGCTGATCCGTAAGGTCGCCGAGCAGATCGAGACCTACGAGATCAACCGCAACCTGGTTCTCACCGATGGCGCTCAGGCCGACTCGGTTCCCAACCTGGAGATCGAGACCGGTGAGATCGTCAGCGCCGGCCACGCCAGCGCGACCGGCCGCTTCGACGACGAGCAGCTGTTCTACCTACAGTCGCGGGGTATCTCCGAGACCGAGGCGCGCCGCCTGGTCGTGCGGGGCTTCTTCGCCGACCTGTTGGGCCGCATCGGCATCGAGTCGGTGCGTGAACGGTTGACCGAGGCCATCGAGCAGCGGTTGGAAAAGGCCGGGGTGTGATCGATGGACACCACCAATGACACCTTCCACCGCATCTGCGCGGTGACCGACCTGCCCGCCAACGAGGCGATCCGGGCCGAGGTCGACGGAGTACCGATCGCGCTGGTGCACACCGAGGGCGAGGTGTACGCGATCTACGACGAGTGTTCGCACGCCGCGGTCGCGCTGTCGGAGGGTGACGTGGAGGGCTGCACGCTGGAGTGCTGGCTGCACGGTTCCCGCTTCGACCTGCGCACCGGTGACCCCACGGGGCTGCCCGCCACGGTTTCGGTGAAGGTGTATCCGGTGGAGATCCGCGACGGCGACGTCTACTTGAGCCTCACCCCCAAGAACTAAACCTCAGATATCGGGAGAAATTTCATGAGCACGCTTTCCATTCGGGACCTTCAGGTGTCGGTGAACATCGGCGAGGGTGAGGACAAGCAGATCCTGCACGGGGTCGACCTGACCATCAACTCCGGTGAGACCCACGCGATCATGGGACCCAACGGTTCCGGTAAGTCCACGTTGGCCTACTCGATCGCCGGACACCCCAAGTACACGATCACCGGTGGCTCGGTGACCCTCGACGGCGAGGACGTGTTGGCCATGAGCGTTGACGAGCGCGCTCGCGCCGGTGTCTTCCTGGCCATGCAGTACCCGGTCGAGGTTCCCGGTGTATCGGTTGCCAACTTCCTGCGCACCGCCAAGACCGCGTTGGAGGGTGAGGCACCGAAGCTGCGGACGTGGATGAAGGACCTGAAGTCGGCCATGTCGGACTTGCAGATGGACCCGGAGTTCGCGCAGCGCAACGTCAACGAGGGCTTCTCCGGTGGTGAGAAGAAGCGCCACGAGATCATGCAGCTGGAGCTGCTGAAGCCGAAGATGGCGATCCTCGACGAGACCGACTCCGGTCTGGACATCGACGCGTTGCGTGTGGTGAGCGAGGGCGTCAACCGCGCCAAGGAGCAGACCGACGCCGGTGTCCTGCTGATCACCCACTACACCCGGATCCTGCGCTACATCAAGCCGGACTTCGTTCACGTCTTCGTCGGCGGTCGCATCGTCGAAGAGGGCGGGCCGGAACTGTCCGAGCGCCTGGAGGCCGAGGGATACGAGCGCTACGCGGCCGGAGCCGGTGCCGCCAAGATCGGAGACTGACCATGACCGCGACCCTGGCGTCGTCGGCCCGGCCGGCCGATGTGCCGGCCCTGGACGTGGCGGCGATCCGGCGGGACTTCCCGATCCTGTCGCGCACCGTGGGGGACAAGCCGCTGGTCTATCTGGACTCCGGCAACACCTCACAGAAACCTCGACAGGTCATCGACGCGATGGCGGAGTTCTCGGCTCGGCACAACGCGAACATCTCCCGGGCGGTCCACACCCTGGGCACCGAGGCAACCGAGGCGTTCGAGGGTGCCCGAGCCAAGGTCGCGGCGTTCATCAACGCTCCGTCGGTCGACGAGGTGGTGTTCACCAAGAACTCCACCGAGGCCATCAACCTCGTGTCCAATGTGATGTTGGCGGCGTCGTTGGACCCCGGTGCCGACCCACGGTTCCGATTGGGGCCCGGTGACGAGGTCGTGATCTCCGAAATGGAGCATCACTCCAACATCGTTCCGTGGCAACTGTTGTGTGAACGCACCGGCGCGACGCTGAAGTGGTTCGGGATCACCGATCACGGGCGGCTCGACCTGTCCGATATCGACGAGGTGATCACCGAGCGCACCAAGCTGGTCTCGGTGGTTCACATGTCGAACATCCTGGGCACGGTCAACCAGGTCGACCGTATTCGCGCTCGGGCCCGTGACGTCGGCGCCCTGATCATGCTCGACGCCTCCCAGTCGGTGCCGCACCTGCCGGTGAACGTGACGACGCTGGACGTCGACTTCATGGCCTTCACCGGGCACAAGATGTGCGGTCCCACCGGTATCGGAGTGCTGTGGGGTCGGTACGACCTCCTGTCGGTCATGCCGCCGTTTCTGGGCGGTGGCTCCATGATCGCCACCGTCACGATGGGCAAGTCGACCTATGCGGCGCCGCCGGCCCGGTTCGAGGCGGGCACCCCGCCGATCACCGAGGCCGTCGGATTGGGCGCGGCGGTCGACTACCTGTCGAAGCTCGGCATGCCCGCGGTCCAGTGGCACGAGAAGGAACTGGTCGCCTATGCGTTGGACGCGTTGGAGAGCGTGCCCGACCTGACGATCATCGGGCCGAGGGTGCCGTTGGCGCGAGGCGGAACGATCTCGTTCGATCTGGCCGGTATCCATCCCCATGACGTCGGGCAGGTCCTGGACTCCGAAGGTGTCCAGGTGCGGGTCGGTCATCACTGCGCCAAACCGGTGTGCGCCCGGTTCGGGGTTCCGGCCACGACTCGCGCGTCGTTCTACGTCTACAACACCCCGCAGGAGATAGACGCACTGGTGGCAGGTTTGGAGAAGACCCGAAAGGTGTTCGGCTGATGCTCGACGAGTTGTACCAGGAAGTGATTCTGGATCACTACCGGTCGCCGCACGGCAAAGGATTGCGGGAGCCGTTCGAGGCCGAGGCCCACCACGTCAACCCGACCTGCGGTGATGAGATCACGTTGCGGGTCCATCTCAGCGACGACCGGGTCGCCGATGTCTCCTACGACAGCATCGGCTGCTCGATCTCGCAGGCGTCGGCCAGCGTCATGTACGACCTCGTGCATGACCAACCGCTCAAGGAAGCGTTTGCCAAGCTGGAGGCGTTCACCGAGCTCATGGGAAGCCGGGGCGGTATCGACCCCGATGAAGACGTATTGGAGGACGCGGTGGCCTTCGCCGGGGTTTCGAAGTTCCCCGGCCGGGTCAAATGCGCCCTACTGTCGTGGATGGCGTTCAAGGACGCCGCAGTACGTGCCAGCGGTTCAGCCAGGAGTGGAGAAGACACATGACCGACACCGACACCCAGCCGAACGAGACCGCCGAGACCACGGCCGTCTCCGACGAGCAGGCGGCGTCGTCGGCTCCGGTGACCAAGGCCGACCCCGATGACGTGACCGAGGCCATGAAGGACGTCGTCGACCCCGAACTGGGCATCAACGTCGTCGACCTGGGCCTCGTGTACGGCGTTCACGTCGATGACGACAACGTCGCGACCCTGGACATGACCCTGACCTCGGCGGCCTGCCCGCTGACCGACGTCATCGAGGACCAGACCCGCAGCGCGTTGACCACCGGACCCGGCGGGGGCCTGTGCAACGACGTGCGCATCAACTGGGTGTGGATCCCACCGTGGGGCCCCGACAAGATCACCGACGAGGGCCGGGACCAGCTGCGGGCCCTGGGCTTCAACGTCTGACCCGATCGATGTCGGTGAACCGGCCGGCCGCCGGTGGCGGCCGAGAGATTCTGGTGACCCCGGAACGGGCCGCCAAGTGGATCGACGGCTTCGACCGGCGGCACTCGGTCACCAGCCTGTCGGTCATCGAGACCGGCCTGCGGGCCGAGGCCGCCGACGGGGCCGTCGCGGAGTGCTCCCTCC
Proteins encoded:
- the sufB gene encoding Fe-S cluster assembly protein SufB, which translates into the protein MTDTSKAAPLSQEETLAALGNYEYGWADSDTAGASAQRGLSEAVVRDISAKKDEPQWMLDLRLKGLKLFGRKPMPHWGADLSGIDFDNIKYFVRSTEQQAASWEDLPEDIKNTYDRLGIPEAEKQRLVAGVAAQYESEVVYHKIRDDLEEKGVIFLDTDTGLKEHPEIFQEYFGSVIPVGDNKFAALNTATWSGGSFIYVPKGVHVDIPLQAYFRINTENMGQFERTLIIADEGSYVHYVEGCTAPIYSSDSLHSAVVEIIVKKNARVRYTTIQNWSNNVYNLVTKRAVAEAGATMEWVDGNLGSKVTMKYPAVVMTGEHAKGEVLSVAMAGAGQHQDAGAKMTHAAPHTSSSIISKSIARGGGRTSYRGLVQVNDGSHHSKSTVKCDALLVDNISRSDTYPYVDVREDDVQMGHEATVSKVSDDQLFYLMSRGLTEDEAMAMIVRGFIEPVAKELPMEYALELNRLIELQMEGAVG
- the sufD gene encoding Fe-S cluster assembly protein SufD, which gives rise to MSVTEQTATEARPNVTGAVETSDKVASHLHPEGSFNVEDHPMPNGREEIWRFTPLRRLAGALEHRPSDEGAAEYQVYEPEGIQVGTLAQGEAPRGSVLLPSDRAAAIASAETPQALHIKVPAETVVPEPVTVTVTGAADKRSNAHYVLQVGEFAKVTLLLDHRGSGVHTGNLEVLVGDGAEVTVVSVQDWARDAVHLGQHEAVIGRDASYKHIVVSLGGDLVRLNSNVRYAGTGASADLLGLYFADAGQHLEHRQFVDHNAPHTRSNVDYKGALQGQDARTVWVGDVLIRKVAEQIETYEINRNLVLTDGAQADSVPNLEIETGEIVSAGHASATGRFDDEQLFYLQSRGISETEARRLVVRGFFADLLGRIGIESVRERLTEAIEQRLEKAGV
- a CDS encoding bifunctional 3-phenylpropionate/cinnamic acid dioxygenase ferredoxin subunit produces the protein MDTTNDTFHRICAVTDLPANEAIRAEVDGVPIALVHTEGEVYAIYDECSHAAVALSEGDVEGCTLECWLHGSRFDLRTGDPTGLPATVSVKVYPVEIRDGDVYLSLTPKN
- the sufC gene encoding Fe-S cluster assembly ATPase SufC encodes the protein MSTLSIRDLQVSVNIGEGEDKQILHGVDLTINSGETHAIMGPNGSGKSTLAYSIAGHPKYTITGGSVTLDGEDVLAMSVDERARAGVFLAMQYPVEVPGVSVANFLRTAKTALEGEAPKLRTWMKDLKSAMSDLQMDPEFAQRNVNEGFSGGEKKRHEIMQLELLKPKMAILDETDSGLDIDALRVVSEGVNRAKEQTDAGVLLITHYTRILRYIKPDFVHVFVGGRIVEEGGPELSERLEAEGYERYAAGAGAAKIGD
- a CDS encoding cysteine desulfurase, which translates into the protein MTATLASSARPADVPALDVAAIRRDFPILSRTVGDKPLVYLDSGNTSQKPRQVIDAMAEFSARHNANISRAVHTLGTEATEAFEGARAKVAAFINAPSVDEVVFTKNSTEAINLVSNVMLAASLDPGADPRFRLGPGDEVVISEMEHHSNIVPWQLLCERTGATLKWFGITDHGRLDLSDIDEVITERTKLVSVVHMSNILGTVNQVDRIRARARDVGALIMLDASQSVPHLPVNVTTLDVDFMAFTGHKMCGPTGIGVLWGRYDLLSVMPPFLGGGSMIATVTMGKSTYAAPPARFEAGTPPITEAVGLGAAVDYLSKLGMPAVQWHEKELVAYALDALESVPDLTIIGPRVPLARGGTISFDLAGIHPHDVGQVLDSEGVQVRVGHHCAKPVCARFGVPATTRASFYVYNTPQEIDALVAGLEKTRKVFG
- the sufU gene encoding Fe-S cluster assembly sulfur transfer protein SufU; amino-acid sequence: MMLDELYQEVILDHYRSPHGKGLREPFEAEAHHVNPTCGDEITLRVHLSDDRVADVSYDSIGCSISQASASVMYDLVHDQPLKEAFAKLEAFTELMGSRGGIDPDEDVLEDAVAFAGVSKFPGRVKCALLSWMAFKDAAVRASGSARSGEDT
- a CDS encoding metal-sulfur cluster assembly factor encodes the protein MTDTDTQPNETAETTAVSDEQAASSAPVTKADPDDVTEAMKDVVDPELGINVVDLGLVYGVHVDDDNVATLDMTLTSAACPLTDVIEDQTRSALTTGPGGGLCNDVRINWVWIPPWGPDKITDEGRDQLRALGFNV